Proteins from one Neodiprion fabricii isolate iyNeoFabr1 chromosome 5, iyNeoFabr1.1, whole genome shotgun sequence genomic window:
- the LOC124183936 gene encoding leptin receptor overlapping transcript-like 1, giving the protein MTFVILGCALPAYQAWWPLFVVLFYILSPIPTLIARRYTEDSGSSSNPCLELAIFVTMGFVVSSFALPIVLARSPENDPTIKWGACYLTLVGNVVVYLTLLGFFMTFDQDDTDYSMW; this is encoded by the exons ATGACATTTGTTATCTTGGGCTGCGCACTTCCAGCATACCA aGCATGGTGGCCCCTCTTTGTAGTATTATTCTACATCTTATCACCAATTCCAACATTGATAGCGAGACGTTACACAGAGGATTCCGGAAGTAGTAGCAATCCCTGCCTCGAATTGGCAATCTTCGTTACGATGGGATTCGTTGTATCATCCTTTGCTCTGCCTATTGTGTTAGCACGTTCACCAGAGAATGACCCAACG ATAAAGTGGGGCGCATGCTACCTGACCTTGGTGGGAAACGTAGTGGTATACTTAACTCTGCTCGGTTTCTTCATGACCTTTGACCAAGACGATACTGACTACAGCATGTGGTGA
- the LOC124183918 gene encoding transitional endoplasmic reticulum ATPase TER94, protein MSDPKSGDDLATAILRKKDRPNRLLVAEAINDDNSVVGLSQEKMDELQLFRGDTVLLKGKRRKETVCIVLSDDTCPDEKIHMNRVVRNNLRVRLSDVVSVQACPDVKYGKRIHVLPMDDTVEGLTGNLFEVYLKPYFLEAYRPIHKDDNFIVRGGMRAVEFKVVETDPGPYCIVAPDTVIHCEGDPIKREEEEEALNAVGYDDIGGVRKQLAQIKEMVELPLRHPSLFKAIGVKPPRGILLYGPPGTGKTLIARAVANETGAFFFLINGPEIMSKLAGESESNLRKAFEEAEKNSPAIIFIDELDAIAPKREKTHGEVERRIVSQLLTLMDGMKQSSHVIVMAATNRPNSIDGALRRFGRFDREIDIGIPDATGRLEILRIHTKNMKLADDVELEEIAAETHGHVGADLASLCSEAALQQIREKMDLIDLEDDQIDAEVLSSLAVTMENFKYAMSKSSPSALRETIVEVPTVTWEDIGGLQNVKLELQELVQYPVEHPDKFLKFGMQPSRGVLFYGPPGCGKTLLAKAIANECQANFISVKGPELLTMWFGESEANVRDVFDKARSAAPCVLFFDELDSIAKSRGGTVGDAGGAADRVINQILTEMDGMGAKKNVFIIGATNRPDIIDPAILRPGRLDQLIYIPLPDEKSREAIFKANLRKSPVAKDVDLTYIAKVTHGFSGADLTEVCQRACKLAIRQCIESEIRRERERAANPNVSMDMDEDDPVPEITRAHFEEAMRFARRSVSDNDIRKYEMFAQTLQQSRGFGTNFRFPQSGTGGTQDTTQGDPTFQDDGDDDLYS, encoded by the exons atgAGTGATCCTAAGAG TGGAGATGATCTCGCGACTGCGATTTTGCGCAAAAAGGACAGGCCAAACAGGCTTCTGGTGGCAGAGGCGATCAATGATGACAATTCAGTCGTCGGCCTCTCGCAGGAAAAAATGGATGAGCTACAATTGTTTCGCGGTGACACTGTACTTTTGAAAGGAAAAAGGCGCAAGGAAACCGTGTGCATCGTACTATCAGACGACACATGTCCAGATGAGAAGATACATATGAACCGTGTCGTCAGAAACAATCTGCGTGTCAGACTCAGCGACGTTGTATCCGTTCAAGCTTGCCCGGATGTTAAATATGGCAAACGTATCCATGTTCTACCCATGGACGACACTGTCGAAGGTCTTACTGG AAATTTGTTTGAGGTGTATTTGAAACCATACTTCCTTGAGGCATATCGCCCAATCCATAAAGATGACAACTTCATCGTACGCGGAGGAATGCGCGCCGTAGAATTTAAAGTAGTTGAGACTGATCCAGGCCCGTATTGTATCGTTGCTCCGGATACAGTGATACATTGCGAGGGAGATCCAATCAAGCGAGAG gaagaagaggaagctCTCAATGCTGTTGGCTATGATGATATTGGTGGTGTTCGCAAGCAGTTGGCTCAAATTAAAGAAATGGTAGAGCTACCACTGCGGCACCCGTCCCTCTTCAAAGCAATCGGAGTCAAACCACCGCGCGGTATATTGCTCTATGGACCACCGGGAACGGGAAAAACCCTCATTGCACGTGCAGTTGCAAACGAAACTGGcgcctttttcttccttattAATG GACCTGAGATTATGAGCAAACTTGCTGGTGAGTCCGAGAGCAATTTGCGAAAGGCGTTTGAAGaggctgagaaaaattcaccaGCCATCATATTTATCGATGAGTTGGATGCTATCGCTCCGAAGCGTGAAAAG ACCCATGGAGAGGTGGAGAGACGTATCGTCTCACAATTGCTGACGCTGATGGATGGTATGAAACAAAGTTCCCACGTTATTGTAATGGCTGCGACAAATCGACCAAACAGCATTGACGGAGCTCTTCGTCGTTTCGGACGATTTGACAGGGAAATTGACATAGGTATTCCCGACGCAACTGGACGTCTTGAAATTTTACGTATTCATaccaaaaatatgaaactagCCGATGATGTCGAATTAGAAGAG ATTGCCGCTGAGACTCACGGTCATGTCGGTGCTGATCTAGCCTCATTGTGCTCTGAGGCTGCCCTTCAACAGATTCGAGAAAAGATGGATCTGATTGATTTAGAGGATGACCAGATCGATGCCGAGGTTCTCTCCTCTCTTGCTGTCACAATGGAAAACTTCAag TATGCGATGAGCAAAAGTAGTCCCAGTGCATTACGTGAAACGATTGTGGAAGTACCTACAGTTACGTGGGAAGATATCGGCGGACTGCAAAACGTCAAACTGGAACTTCAAGAGTTGGTTCAG TATCCTGTTGAACATCCAGACAAGTTCTTGAAGTTTGGTATGCAGCCATCGAGGGGAGTTTTATTCTATGGACCACCTGGTTGTGGTAAAACACTTTTGGCCAAAGCTATTGCTAACGAGTGCCAAGCTAACTTCATTTCGGTTAAGGGACCAGAATTGTTAACCATGTGGTTTGGTGAATCTGAAGCAAACGTGCGAGATGTCTTCGACAAG GCTAGATCAGCGGCTCCATGTGTATTGTTCTTCGATGAACTGGATTCAATCGCTAAGTCACGTGGCGGAACTGTCGGTGATGCTGGAGGTGCGGCTGACCGTGTGATAAATCAGATACTTACTGAAATGGACGGAATGGGTGccaagaaaaatgtattcatcATCGGAGCAACAAATAGGCCTGACATCATTGACCCAGCTATTTTACGACCAGGTCGTCTCGATCAGTTGATCTACATCCCTCTACCGGACGAAAAGTCACGAGAAGCAATCTTCAAAGCTAATCTACGCAAGTCCCCTGTTGCCAAG GATGTCGACCTGACCTACATAGCTAAGGTAACGCACGGTTTCTCCGGTGCTGATCTTACCGAGGTTTGTCAAAGGGCTTGCAAATTGGCGATTAGGCAATGTATCGAGTCAGAAATACGTCGCGAACGAGAACGTGCTGCAAACCCGAATGTTTCCATGGAC ATGGACGAGGATGATCCCGTACCTGAAATCACCAGAGCTCACTTTGAAGAAGCTATGAGGTTTGCGCGTCGTTCAGTATCTGACAATGACATTCGTAAGTACGAAATGTTCGCTCAGACCCTTCAACAATCTCGAGGATTCGGAACGAACTTCAG ATTCCCGCAAAGCGGCACAGGAGGTACGCAGGACACGACGCAGGGAGACCCCACGTTCCAAGATGACGGTGATGATGATCTATATAGCTAA
- the LOC124183921 gene encoding WD repeat domain phosphoinositide-interacting protein 2 isoform X2 encodes MQNLARNVDVLTQGFKYGISGLMNLASQTSDPQSGVFFVNFNQDCTSLAVGTKSGHKIFSLNSVDHLEKIYENDSEDICIVERLFSSSLVAVVSLSSPRKLKVCHFRKGTEICNYSYSNTILAVKLNRARLVVCLEESLYIHNIRDMKVLHTIRDTPPNLAGLCTLSINSDSCYLAYPGSNTIGEVQIFDAINLQAKTMIPAHDSPLAALAFNPSGNKVATASEKGTVIRVFHVHDGAKLFEFRRGVKRCVSISSLAFSMDSLFLCCSSNTETVHVFKLEEPKEAPASEEVQSWMGFFTKAVSASANYLPSQVTDVFNQGRAFASVHLPFQGLRNVCAITTIQKVLRLLVASADGYLYVYNLDMVEGGDCTLLKQHRLDGKPDEIDGPTVSTTASATVETPAAAQTVQNTGCINSYAGALRGRSPDAMSDSEKFHEMVAATESPPKGGFRLDDDTEFPPVTQRTD; translated from the exons ATGCAAAATCTAGCGCGCAACGTTGATGTGTTGACACAGGGATTTAAATACGGAATATCTGGACTCATGAACCTTGCAAGTCAAACCTCGGATCCTCAGAGTGGTGTTTTCtttgttaatttcaatcaaGATTGCAC aTCCCTCGCAGTTGGCACGAAGTCTGGCCACAAAATCTTCTCGCTCAACTCTGTTGATCAcctggaaaaaatttatgaaaatg ATTCTGAAGACATATGCATTGTCGAGCGGCTGTTCAGCAGCAGTCTTGTGGCAGTGGTCAGCCTCTCCTCCCCCCGTAAGCTGAAAGTATGCCATTTTCGTAAAGGGACTGAAATCTGCAACTACAGTTATTCCAATACCATTTTGGCTGTGAAATTGAATAGAGCG AGACTGGTGGTATGTCTCGAGGAATCACTCTACATTCACAATATCAGGGATATGAAGGTGCTTCATACAATCCGTGACACACCTCCGAATCTCGCGGGACTCTGTACGCTCTCCATAAACAGCGACAGTTGTTACCTCGCCTATCCTGGCTCAAACACAATAGGAGAAGTACAGATATTCGATGCCATCAACCTT CAAGCCAAGACAATGATACCAGCACATGACAGCCCTTTGGCAGCTCTTGCCTTTAATCCATCAGGAAATAAAGTAGCGACGGCTTCAGAAAAAGGAACTGTTATCAGAGTTTTCCAT GTACACGATGGTGctaaattattcgaatttcgacGAGGTGTTAAGAGATGCGTATCTATCAGCAGCCTTGCATTTAGTATGGACTCTCTGTTTCTTTGCTGTTCGAGTAACACTGAAACTGTGCACGTTTTCAAACTTGAAGAACCAAAAGAAGC ACCAGCTTCAGAGGAAGTTCAAAGTTGGATGGGCTTTTTCACAAAAGCAGTATCAGCATCAGCGAATTATTTGCCATCTCAGGTAACTGATGTTTTCAATCAGGGACGTGCTTTTGCCAGCGTACATCTACCTTTCCAGGGACTGAGAAATGTTTGTGCCATCACTAC GATACAGAAAGTGTTGAGGCTATTAGTGGCCAGTGCAGATGGATATCTCTACGTTTATAATCTTGATATGGTAGAAGGGGGAGATTGCACTCTGCTGAAACAGCACAG GCTGGACGGCAAGCCGGATGAAATAGATGGTCCAACCGTATCTACAACAGCATCAGCAACTGTAGAAACACCTGCGGCAGCTCAAACAGTACAAAACACAG GCTGCATAAATAGCTACGCGGGTGCATTGCGCGGCCGCTCGCCAGACGCCATGTCAG ACTCAGAAAAGTTTCACGAGATGGTAGCTGCTACGGAAAGTCCACCCAAGGGCGGTTTTCGTTTGGATGACGACACCGAGTTTCCACCGGTCACACAAAGGACTGATTGA
- the LOC124183921 gene encoding WD repeat domain phosphoinositide-interacting protein 2 isoform X1 — MQNLARNVDVLTQGFKYGISGLMNLASQTSDPQSGVFFVNFNQDCTSLAVGTKSGHKIFSLNSVDHLEKIYENDSEDICIVERLFSSSLVAVVSLSSPRKLKVCHFRKGTEICNYSYSNTILAVKLNRARLVVCLEESLYIHNIRDMKVLHTIRDTPPNLAGLCTLSINSDSCYLAYPGSNTIGEVQIFDAINLQAKTMIPAHDSPLAALAFNPSGNKVATASEKGTVIRVFHVHDGAKLFEFRRGVKRCVSISSLAFSMDSLFLCCSSNTETVHVFKLEEPKEAPASEEVQSWMGFFTKAVSASANYLPSQVTDVFNQGRAFASVHLPFQGLRNVCAITTIQKVLRLLVASADGYLYVYNLDMVEGGDCTLLKQHRLDGKPDEIDGPTVSTTASATVETPAAAQTVQNTGCINSYAGALRGRSPDAMSGTDSEKFHEMVAATESPPKGGFRLDDDTEFPPVTQRTD, encoded by the exons ATGCAAAATCTAGCGCGCAACGTTGATGTGTTGACACAGGGATTTAAATACGGAATATCTGGACTCATGAACCTTGCAAGTCAAACCTCGGATCCTCAGAGTGGTGTTTTCtttgttaatttcaatcaaGATTGCAC aTCCCTCGCAGTTGGCACGAAGTCTGGCCACAAAATCTTCTCGCTCAACTCTGTTGATCAcctggaaaaaatttatgaaaatg ATTCTGAAGACATATGCATTGTCGAGCGGCTGTTCAGCAGCAGTCTTGTGGCAGTGGTCAGCCTCTCCTCCCCCCGTAAGCTGAAAGTATGCCATTTTCGTAAAGGGACTGAAATCTGCAACTACAGTTATTCCAATACCATTTTGGCTGTGAAATTGAATAGAGCG AGACTGGTGGTATGTCTCGAGGAATCACTCTACATTCACAATATCAGGGATATGAAGGTGCTTCATACAATCCGTGACACACCTCCGAATCTCGCGGGACTCTGTACGCTCTCCATAAACAGCGACAGTTGTTACCTCGCCTATCCTGGCTCAAACACAATAGGAGAAGTACAGATATTCGATGCCATCAACCTT CAAGCCAAGACAATGATACCAGCACATGACAGCCCTTTGGCAGCTCTTGCCTTTAATCCATCAGGAAATAAAGTAGCGACGGCTTCAGAAAAAGGAACTGTTATCAGAGTTTTCCAT GTACACGATGGTGctaaattattcgaatttcgacGAGGTGTTAAGAGATGCGTATCTATCAGCAGCCTTGCATTTAGTATGGACTCTCTGTTTCTTTGCTGTTCGAGTAACACTGAAACTGTGCACGTTTTCAAACTTGAAGAACCAAAAGAAGC ACCAGCTTCAGAGGAAGTTCAAAGTTGGATGGGCTTTTTCACAAAAGCAGTATCAGCATCAGCGAATTATTTGCCATCTCAGGTAACTGATGTTTTCAATCAGGGACGTGCTTTTGCCAGCGTACATCTACCTTTCCAGGGACTGAGAAATGTTTGTGCCATCACTAC GATACAGAAAGTGTTGAGGCTATTAGTGGCCAGTGCAGATGGATATCTCTACGTTTATAATCTTGATATGGTAGAAGGGGGAGATTGCACTCTGCTGAAACAGCACAG GCTGGACGGCAAGCCGGATGAAATAGATGGTCCAACCGTATCTACAACAGCATCAGCAACTGTAGAAACACCTGCGGCAGCTCAAACAGTACAAAACACAG GCTGCATAAATAGCTACGCGGGTGCATTGCGCGGCCGCTCGCCAGACGCCATGTCAGGTACTG ACTCAGAAAAGTTTCACGAGATGGTAGCTGCTACGGAAAGTCCACCCAAGGGCGGTTTTCGTTTGGATGACGACACCGAGTTTCCACCGGTCACACAAAGGACTGATTGA
- the LOC124183921 gene encoding WD repeat domain phosphoinositide-interacting protein 2 isoform X3, whose translation MQNLARNVDVLTQGFKYGISGLMNLASQTSDPQSGVFFVNFNQDCTSLAVGTKSGHKIFSLNSVDHLEKIYENDSEDICIVERLFSSSLVAVVSLSSPRKLKVCHFRKGTEICNYSYSNTILAVKLNRARLVVCLEESLYIHNIRDMKVLHTIRDTPPNLAGLCTLSINSDSCYLAYPGSNTIGEVQIFDAINLQAKTMIPAHDSPLAALAFNPSGNKVATASEKGTVIRVFHVHDGAKLFEFRRGVKRCVSISSLAFSMDSLFLCCSSNTETVHVFKLEEPKEAPASEEVQSWMGFFTKAVSASANYLPSQVTDVFNQGRAFASVHLPFQGLRNVCAITTIQKVLRLLVASADGYLYVYNLDMVEGGDCTLLKQHRLDGKPDEIDGPTVSTTASATVETPAAAQTVQNTDSEKFHEMVAATESPPKGGFRLDDDTEFPPVTQRTD comes from the exons ATGCAAAATCTAGCGCGCAACGTTGATGTGTTGACACAGGGATTTAAATACGGAATATCTGGACTCATGAACCTTGCAAGTCAAACCTCGGATCCTCAGAGTGGTGTTTTCtttgttaatttcaatcaaGATTGCAC aTCCCTCGCAGTTGGCACGAAGTCTGGCCACAAAATCTTCTCGCTCAACTCTGTTGATCAcctggaaaaaatttatgaaaatg ATTCTGAAGACATATGCATTGTCGAGCGGCTGTTCAGCAGCAGTCTTGTGGCAGTGGTCAGCCTCTCCTCCCCCCGTAAGCTGAAAGTATGCCATTTTCGTAAAGGGACTGAAATCTGCAACTACAGTTATTCCAATACCATTTTGGCTGTGAAATTGAATAGAGCG AGACTGGTGGTATGTCTCGAGGAATCACTCTACATTCACAATATCAGGGATATGAAGGTGCTTCATACAATCCGTGACACACCTCCGAATCTCGCGGGACTCTGTACGCTCTCCATAAACAGCGACAGTTGTTACCTCGCCTATCCTGGCTCAAACACAATAGGAGAAGTACAGATATTCGATGCCATCAACCTT CAAGCCAAGACAATGATACCAGCACATGACAGCCCTTTGGCAGCTCTTGCCTTTAATCCATCAGGAAATAAAGTAGCGACGGCTTCAGAAAAAGGAACTGTTATCAGAGTTTTCCAT GTACACGATGGTGctaaattattcgaatttcgacGAGGTGTTAAGAGATGCGTATCTATCAGCAGCCTTGCATTTAGTATGGACTCTCTGTTTCTTTGCTGTTCGAGTAACACTGAAACTGTGCACGTTTTCAAACTTGAAGAACCAAAAGAAGC ACCAGCTTCAGAGGAAGTTCAAAGTTGGATGGGCTTTTTCACAAAAGCAGTATCAGCATCAGCGAATTATTTGCCATCTCAGGTAACTGATGTTTTCAATCAGGGACGTGCTTTTGCCAGCGTACATCTACCTTTCCAGGGACTGAGAAATGTTTGTGCCATCACTAC GATACAGAAAGTGTTGAGGCTATTAGTGGCCAGTGCAGATGGATATCTCTACGTTTATAATCTTGATATGGTAGAAGGGGGAGATTGCACTCTGCTGAAACAGCACAG GCTGGACGGCAAGCCGGATGAAATAGATGGTCCAACCGTATCTACAACAGCATCAGCAACTGTAGAAACACCTGCGGCAGCTCAAACAGTACAAAACACAG ACTCAGAAAAGTTTCACGAGATGGTAGCTGCTACGGAAAGTCCACCCAAGGGCGGTTTTCGTTTGGATGACGACACCGAGTTTCCACCGGTCACACAAAGGACTGATTGA
- the LOC124183921 gene encoding WD repeat domain phosphoinositide-interacting protein 2 isoform X4, with amino-acid sequence MQNLARNVDVLTQGFKYGISGLMNLASQTSDPQSGVFFVNFNQDCTSLAVGTKSGHKIFSLNSVDHLEKIYENDSEDICIVERLFSSSLVAVVSLSSPRKLKVCHFRKGTEICNYSYSNTILAVKLNRARLVVCLEESLYIHNIRDMKVLHTIRDTPPNLAGLCTLSINSDSCYLAYPGSNTIGEVQIFDAINLQAKTMIPAHDSPLAALAFNPSGNKVATASEKGTVIRVFHVHDGAKLFEFRRGVKRCVSISSLAFSMDSLFLCCSSNTETVHVFKLEEPKEAPASEEVQSWMGFFTKAVSASANYLPSQVTDVFNQGRAFASVHLPFQGLRNVCAITTIQKVLRLLVASADGYLYVYNLDMVEGGDCTLLKQHRLDGKPDEIDGPTVSTTASATVETPAAAQTVQNTDTIQLQHILLC; translated from the exons ATGCAAAATCTAGCGCGCAACGTTGATGTGTTGACACAGGGATTTAAATACGGAATATCTGGACTCATGAACCTTGCAAGTCAAACCTCGGATCCTCAGAGTGGTGTTTTCtttgttaatttcaatcaaGATTGCAC aTCCCTCGCAGTTGGCACGAAGTCTGGCCACAAAATCTTCTCGCTCAACTCTGTTGATCAcctggaaaaaatttatgaaaatg ATTCTGAAGACATATGCATTGTCGAGCGGCTGTTCAGCAGCAGTCTTGTGGCAGTGGTCAGCCTCTCCTCCCCCCGTAAGCTGAAAGTATGCCATTTTCGTAAAGGGACTGAAATCTGCAACTACAGTTATTCCAATACCATTTTGGCTGTGAAATTGAATAGAGCG AGACTGGTGGTATGTCTCGAGGAATCACTCTACATTCACAATATCAGGGATATGAAGGTGCTTCATACAATCCGTGACACACCTCCGAATCTCGCGGGACTCTGTACGCTCTCCATAAACAGCGACAGTTGTTACCTCGCCTATCCTGGCTCAAACACAATAGGAGAAGTACAGATATTCGATGCCATCAACCTT CAAGCCAAGACAATGATACCAGCACATGACAGCCCTTTGGCAGCTCTTGCCTTTAATCCATCAGGAAATAAAGTAGCGACGGCTTCAGAAAAAGGAACTGTTATCAGAGTTTTCCAT GTACACGATGGTGctaaattattcgaatttcgacGAGGTGTTAAGAGATGCGTATCTATCAGCAGCCTTGCATTTAGTATGGACTCTCTGTTTCTTTGCTGTTCGAGTAACACTGAAACTGTGCACGTTTTCAAACTTGAAGAACCAAAAGAAGC ACCAGCTTCAGAGGAAGTTCAAAGTTGGATGGGCTTTTTCACAAAAGCAGTATCAGCATCAGCGAATTATTTGCCATCTCAGGTAACTGATGTTTTCAATCAGGGACGTGCTTTTGCCAGCGTACATCTACCTTTCCAGGGACTGAGAAATGTTTGTGCCATCACTAC GATACAGAAAGTGTTGAGGCTATTAGTGGCCAGTGCAGATGGATATCTCTACGTTTATAATCTTGATATGGTAGAAGGGGGAGATTGCACTCTGCTGAAACAGCACAG GCTGGACGGCAAGCCGGATGAAATAGATGGTCCAACCGTATCTACAACAGCATCAGCAACTGTAGAAACACCTGCGGCAGCTCAAACAGTACAAAACACAG ATACGATACAATTGCAGCACATCCTACTTTGTTGA
- the LOC124183510 gene encoding monocyte to macrophage differentiation factor: MNLNMDGFRLHHLVSGPVANLLQSKWIKEVKWMNPRASTNEAYQPTSVEHIANVITHGMWVIPSLLAGVMLVQRSSTQMQLISALVYGTALLLVFTISTFFHSVHYCNHNRQLKDALHRCDRAMIYVFIAATYFPWLTVKDFPDDGLLIAMRYLVWIMAMLGILYQQVFHERFKMLETIFYLIMGIGPSIAIINITEISGIKELKVGGLIYVAGVVFFKSDGRIPCAHAIWHLFVAAAAAFHYYAILNYLYPSPENLNLNVSMDSPHSGALESHLEL; encoded by the exons ATGAATCTCAACATGGATGGATTTCGTCTTCACCATCTGGTCTCTGGCCCTGTAGCCAATCTATTGCAGTCAAAATGGATTAAAGA AGTCAAATGGATGAATCCAAGAGCGTCGACCAACGAGGCGTATCAACCAACCTCGGTTGAACACATAGCAAATGTCATTACTCATGGGATGTGGGTAATACCTTCGCTTTTGGCTGGAGTAATGCTTGTCCAACGCTCCTCGACGCAAATGCAACTCATCTCTGCTCTGGTATACGGAACTGCGCTTCTTCTCGTCTTCACAATCTCTACGTTTTTTCATAGCGTACATTACTGCAATCATAACAG GCAACTTAAGGATGCGCTCCATCGATGCGACCGCGCAATGATATACGTCTTCATAGCGGCAACCTATTTCCCTTGGTTAACGGTTAAAGATTTTCCAGACGACGGATTATTGATAGCGATGCGTTATCTTGTTTGGATTATGGCCATGCTCGGTATTCTTTACCAACAAGTTTTTCACGAGCGTTTCAAAATGCTCGAGACCATCTTTTATCTAATCATGGGCATCGGACCCAGCATTGCGATCATCAATATT ACAGAAATCAGCGGTATAAAAGAGCTCAAAGTTGGCGGACTGATTTACGTAGCAGGCGTTGTATTCTTCAAATCGGACGGACGTATACCATGTGCGCACGCTATATGGCATCTGTTTGTGGCTGCGGCGGCAGCGTTCCACTACTACGCAATACTGAATTACCTTTATCCCAGTCCAGAGAACTTGAATCTGAATGTATCAATGGATTCACCTCATTCTGGTGCTTTGGAATCTCACTTGGAGCTTTAA